CAGTTGACGGATATCGGCCTGGCGGAACCGCCGGTGCCGCGAGGGTTCGCGATCCAGGCCCGGGTCAATCTGGAAACGCTGGACGCCGAGGGCGCGCCGCGACCGGGCAGCGGTGTGATCGACACCTTTACCTTGCCCTCCGGTCCGGGCTTGCGTGTGGATACCTATGGCTATACGGGCTACCGCGTCAGTCCCCGCTACGACTCCCTGATCGCCAAGGTCATCGGTGATGCCGAGGATTTCGGCGGTGCCGTCCGGCGAACCGCCGCGGCACTGGCGGAGTTCGGGATCACCGGCGTTCCCACCAACCTGGATTTGCTGCATGGCATTCTCACCGAGCCGGATTTCGCACGGGGACGGTTCGATACCGGGTATCTGGATTCGCATCTGCCGGCACTGCTTGAGCATCGGCGACCCGGACACCACCTGCCGACGGCGGTGAAGGCGGAGGAGAGCGTCAAAGCCCGGCCCAGGGCACTGGAAGGCGCCAGCGCCGCCCGCTCACCCCTGGGCGGCGTGCTGCTGAGTGTCGAGGTGGCCGCCGGCGATGTGGTCGCGGCGGGGGCGCCGCTTCTGGTGGTCGAGGCGATGAAGATGGAACATGTGGTCCGTGCGACCGAATCCATGCGCATCGACGCGGTCGTCGCCACGGTCGGAGACTTCGTCGACGAAGGCGATCTGCTTGCTTATGGCAGTCCAGTGGATCATACCGATGCGCCGGTCGCCGAAACGGCGGCGGAAGACTGGTCGGCGGAGGTGGCGGAGATCGAACGCCGTCGCCAACTCGCCGAGGCCATGGGCGGCACGGCGAAAGTCGAACGGCAACGGGCGGCGGGCAAGTTGACGGCACGGGAGCGCATCACCGCGCTGGCCGATCCGGACAGTTTCCGTGAGATCGGTGCCTTGACCGGTTTCGTGGACTATGTGGATGGGCACGCCGAACGTATCCTGCCGGCCAACTTCGTCGCCGGGACAGCGGCGGTGGCCGGCCGCAAGGTGGTGCTCGGCGTGGACGACTTCACCGTGCGCGGTGGTTCCGGCGATGCCGCGATCCACGACAAGCAGATCTATGCCGAGCGCTACGCACGCGAGATGCGTCTGCCGGTGGTGCGTCTGCTCGATGGCGCCAGTGGCGGCGGCAGTGTCAAGACGGCGCGCGAGAACGGCTTCACTTACATTCCGGTCAACCCGGCCTGGGACGCGGTAGTGGACAACCTCTCCCTGGTGCCGGTGGCGGCGGCGTGCCTGGGGCCGACGGTGGGGCTGGGAGCGGCGCGTCTGGTGATGTCGCATCTGGCGGTGATGGTCGAAGGGCTAGGGCAGCTGTTCACCGCGGGCCCGCCGGTGGTGCGTGGTGGCACGGGCGAGGACCTTACCAAGGAGGAGCTTGGTGGCGCCGATATACATCGCGGTACCGGCTCGGTGGAACGGATCGTGCCCGATGAGGCCGCTGCCTTCGCGGTAATCCGGACGTTCCTGGGATATTTGCCCGCCAGCGCCTTCGAGACTCCCCCGGTGGTGGCGTCGGCGGATCCGGTGGATCGTCGGGAGACGTCGCTGCTGAGTGCGATCCCGCGCAACCCGAGACACCCGTACGCCATCGGGCCGATTCTGGAAGCTATCTTCGATGCCGGCTCCGTGTTCACCTATGCCGAGTACGGGGACGGTATCGTCACCGCT
This sequence is a window from Alloalcanivorax dieselolei B5. Protein-coding genes within it:
- a CDS encoding carboxyl transferase domain-containing protein; its protein translation is MAGTTDHGVTSVLVANRGEIAVRIIRAIHEMGGRAVAVFPEDDKDALHVHRADQAVALPGTGVAAYLDAAALIEAAVSFGCGAIHPGYGFLSENADFAHRCAEAGVVFVGPSADTLTMLGDKARARAFAVEQGVAVMPGTTGATTLAEAEAFADEHGAVMIKALAGGGGRGMRAVTDRGEVPAAFERCRSEAGQAFGNDALYVERLARNPRHIEIQVVGDGVSVQHLGERDCSIQRRHQKLIEIAPSPALEAGQRDRIIDAALQLARALKYRGLGTFEFLVDGDEVFFMEANPRLQVEHTVTEQVTGVDLVVAQLRIASGAQLTDIGLAEPPVPRGFAIQARVNLETLDAEGAPRPGSGVIDTFTLPSGPGLRVDTYGYTGYRVSPRYDSLIAKVIGDAEDFGGAVRRTAAALAEFGITGVPTNLDLLHGILTEPDFARGRFDTGYLDSHLPALLEHRRPGHHLPTAVKAEESVKARPRALEGASAARSPLGGVLLSVEVAAGDVVAAGAPLLVVEAMKMEHVVRATESMRIDAVVATVGDFVDEGDLLAYGSPVDHTDAPVAETAAEDWSAEVAEIERRRQLAEAMGGTAKVERQRAAGKLTARERITALADPDSFREIGALTGFVDYVDGHAERILPANFVAGTAAVAGRKVVLGVDDFTVRGGSGDAAIHDKQIYAERYAREMRLPVVRLLDGASGGGSVKTARENGFTYIPVNPAWDAVVDNLSLVPVAAACLGPTVGLGAARLVMSHLAVMVEGLGQLFTAGPPVVRGGTGEDLTKEELGGADIHRGTGSVERIVPDEAAAFAVIRTFLGYLPASAFETPPVVASADPVDRRETSLLSAIPRNPRHPYAIGPILEAIFDAGSVFTYAEYGDGIVTALARLDGHPVGVIASDPMRGATMSVEGAQAVGRLVDLCETFHLPIVSLTDQAGMTIGSVAERRATIRAGARAIAAVYQARVPQAEIILRRVYGVGGAGIINRHRASRSWSWPSGDWGSLPVQGGIEAAFRAQIEASDDPAATIAEIAAELKAISSPFRTAEHFGAQDLIDPRDSRALLCDWVRDAYRLLPEQVGPPAFGTRP